CTTTTAGAAGAAAGAGACCGTAGCCTTCATATAAAAATGGCCATTCGTATGCCTCGAATCATTCAGGCCAAAAAAGTTCTCGGTCGATCATTCTCCAATGGAAGccgctcatcatcatcatcggtaGACATCATCCCCAAAGGACATTTAGCAGTTTATGTTGGTGATCAAGAAAAAAGACGATTTGTTGTTCCTTTATCGTTATTAGACCAGCCTTCATTCCAAGATCTGTTACGTCAATCAGAGGAAGAATTTGGTTATGATCATCCAATGGGTGGCCTCACAATTCCATGTCGTGAGGATGTCTTCATTCATGTCGCTTCTGGCCTGGTCTGCTCATTATGACCAAGAATTTTGCATTCTATTCGCTAACATATAACGTAATTTTGTACAGTAGAAATCACCATGAAACCTAAGTATTTGTAAAGCTGTCTCCAAATTGTATAATAGCCAACATTAGTTTCACCATTAACATAGCAATGAAGAACATCATTCAAATTTTGGTATCTATATATGCATATTCCATCTTTCCTTTATTAATGTACTCTTATAAGGTGCTCAAAATCCGTACTTCAAACTTTCTAAATCGATCTAACAAGTGTTCAAAAATGGTAATTATTTCACATAAATTTTCTATATAGTTAATACTACATTTCTTCTGCGCTAAGACAGCCACACGACTTCAATCAAGCACCAAATTTCGCTGAACTCAACACATAGACTCCTCCACATATACTGTGCGGCTTCCTCGTGTGATCGTGTGATCCACATTCCACAATCTCATCGGCACGATATCATCACGACCTTCCATTTCGCGTTATAGGCGGTGGCAGGGATTTAAGACCATTAATCACTCAAAATTCAATTTCATCAAAATCAGGCCTTAAACACTTGTATTTCTCCATTTTCTTTGGACCGTAaatatcatatatgatttttgTGTCTTTTGACTCAGCCAATGGTCTTCATGCTTTTGGCTTTATACAAAAATCTTGGTGATTTTGTCTTAATATCAATATTTCTTTACTAATTATTGTTGATTCTCATTTATATAGTATTGGTTCCATACATTGGATGTATTATTTTGGATTATCAAACCGTATGAAGATGCAAGTTCGATTATTTGAAACTTTAAACTTGGACTGAGATTTACCAATACTGATAAAGTTTGTTATTTTTGTTCATTTTTAACTAATATTATTGTGAAAGACTTGTTAAAAACTAGCAGGACAAAGACGACATACGAAGGTTCTTTTTGATACGACACAATTCGagtttttttaattgttatatTCGGCATGTCAAAAAATATCTTCTAAACAAGTTTATAAGCGAGGTTTTTAAAGAGCTACTCAAACTCGAATTTTAACAAACTTTAAAATCTTTTTTAAAATCCTCCCTTCATATATGTTCATTTCCCTAGACCTAGGGCCAAGGAGCCAAAAGCGAAGATAGAAGAAAAGTAGTCTATTGGTTAGCTAAGTGCAAAAGTGACAAAAATAAGAAAGTATGATTGTTATTACCtttatatatgttattataaGTCATATAATTTATTAGAAAGGAGTTTCACggaaatgagggtaaaatgagaaGAATTATGAAAAATTAAAGTATAAATGAAATAATGAAAGTAGTAAATTTGGAGCTCTAGGAGGCTAACCAAACGTAGGTGTTAAGGAACAAACCGGGTTGAAATGGAAAGAGGACGTATAATACTAAACAATGTAAAATGACTCAATTTAATTGGTAAAACAATGAGCAAATTATGAGCTTGCAAAGTTAAAAGACAATTCATTCATAAGTTATGGGTTATTTCAAAATTCCAAGGTACTAACTTTAGAGGTTAATAGCTATAGATCTAGAATGATTCAGAAAAGTCTATAAAAAGAATGTTATAAACATTATGTCAACAGAAACATAAAACGATTCAAGAAAATTAGAATCATTATGAAGTAGTTATGATCATTTAAAAAAGTCAAGTTAAAACATAAAGTCTACAAAAAACAAGTATAAACCTATGTTCATGAGTTAATAACTCAATATTTGTACATATTCAGCCAAAGATGTTTGAAGAGAAGTAGCAACACACTTTACTAACTTTCTACGGATATAAGATTCATCGAAATCTGATATCATATGAAGAATCTGTGGTTGTTAGAAGACGAGaagaaaaataagaaagaaaaatgGAGAACGGCTAAAATTTTCAAAGTGTAGGAAAAGGCCATGTGGACCGCGCCATAAAATGGGTAGATAGCATCATTTAATCATAGTCTAACTTCTTAAGCCACGTGGCTAAAATAGACACAAGCCCTAGCCAAAACGTGCTGTGAAACATCaaaaaaatacagtccaaaaatttcattttaaattataaataaaaaaccatAATAAACCAAATTATCTCATAAAACATAAGTAGGGTATCTGAAAATATCATAACATTTGTCAACAACATCGGAGTATGAAAATCCCAGGCTGAacatatggtgtgtgcactgcaatcttcccgagcacTTCCTATTGCTATCGGAAGTACGTGAAACCAatactgaaactgtaagcacgaagcttagtgagtctccccagactaccacataccatacacataagcaTATAAACTGGGCCCCCGCCCCTTCCTCAGGCCCCGCCCGTCATCGAACAATGTCCGACACCAAGCCCCGCTCGGTAAACAAATCTGTTTCTACCAGGCGCCACTTGTCTCTGGCCCCTGCGTGCTATACACATACAAACgataacatataatcatgctagTACATAAAGAATCATACATAATAATATATATTCTCGTCCTATGGCCTCTCCTATCATGGGCCCCACCcttactctgctaataatgagatatggaaccacGTCCACACTCAGCTAGCGATGAGATACGacaccccgcccacactcacctccctaccaggcacatacaagtatcacaaagacaacaagtataactaaacatgcattccttcatcgggtaccacccgacatcgaaccgtagttcggaaacatacatataaacattcgtcgggcttgccccgacatcggaccgaagcccggaacatatacacataacatataagctaaacattcctcgggctttccccggtatcagaccgaagtccggaaacatataaacagacacatgcaagaatcacgaagacatcaggCATACAAatattcctcgggcttgcccgaaatcagaccgaagtccggaaaccaACTACATACATAAAtgagtcgacattggtgcctttgacccgttccTATAGGAGAAAGCAGACCTCACAAGCTGACTGCAGAATCCCACGGATAAACCTCTGCCTGCTAGCTGGCAGATCCCTGAACTACTGATTTCTCGACTCCCCAAGCTACATATCATCATGCAAATTAGATAAGTCCATGATTCTCATGACCTAACCATAAGTCCTCActaggggtaaaagaccattctacccctctcaAACTCTTGTCCCAAATTGAACACTACCTTAACCTTAGCCCAAAAGATCAACACTTCCACAAGGcccaatatatggcccaatttccaattgggcccaatcccatcACATAGGCCTCAACCTAAGGCCCCAAACCATAATATGACAGGCCCAATACTAGGTAcacttcccaagcccactagtggcccactaatggcccaatttgctaaattgcGCCCAacccctctaatgggccttaccctaaacccCAAACATATTCTAGGCCCAAAATATCTGTCTtcagatggcccactaaggcccaaagaaacAAAATCCAATATATGGCCCAATCCGGGGCCCAAAACATGCAAAGCCCACTTTTGTTGAGTACGTGTAACGTACTcgtttgtacgctaagcgtacgcctATATGGCTTGTACGTTGCACGTACATgcatgtatgcccaacatacttctCTATTAAGTCACTtttcccattaagcacttaatactctATTCCAATGGCTAtaatcacagatccaagtcctcttcaacgtattaatccataaagtcattgacttgGTGAGTTTACATGATCCAAATAAGCCCAAATTCCAAAATGGTATTCTATTTTCATGAAAGTGATCTTacctcatgcatgaacccattaagacatccAAGATGGCAACATTCTGCCTTAGCGATTCATTTATCACTGATAGTGGCAACTCCAGGCCTAGGAATCGGGTTTGAACCATAAAGCTCCATTCGTGGGACAAAAAAGGTCCAAGAACTCAACATaatagatctaagcattcaaGAGGCAAGTTCAGGACTTTATATCTGAAGATGATTTGGAATGAAGCAACAGTCTCAGATCTACAGCTTCTcctttgaaccaccaccttgcttGGAAAATGGATCCacaacaccaaaatgctctcTAATGGCCTTCTAAACTCCAAGAAAACTCAAagaagaattagggtttcgtggtggATGTTTAAGGGTATGTAACACCTAGAATCAGAAAGgctaagaaaggaaaggaaaaccctaattcaaagGGGGTCacctcgtcgagttcaaggaatGACTAGACGAGTCGAAGCGGGTCCGTGTTGCAAATTAAGTGACTGACTtgacgagtctggtctgggttgggaaagcccttatttcgggacttggtaccctatttaagcatcttattctcctcCCTAGGGTTCATTACAGCCTCTCTTGTCCATAAccccaaaaccctagccacccaacttcattcttgagcttttggtgaagattaAGGTCCATTGGAGgggattttgaaggcttggaagaaaggagcaaggaaggaAGTGTAGATCCAGCCTTCATATCGTTTTGGCAATTGTTAGAAGGTAAAAAGTCTGGACCTTGAGCTTTCAATTGATAGATCCCCTTTCTAGTTTGCTTTTGGTCATATTTGGATCATTTCCAAGGTTAATCCGAGTATTAAACCCTTGAGGATGGATTAGACAACAGATCTGGACACTCTTGAACTTTAGGAGCTCAGAGTTGCTGGCTTTATCCAGCTAAGATTCCATTTCATGACCTAGgttttctttgaagcttggattaaGTGTTTTAGCCCCTTaaaaccttgcatgcacgtaaagttagcaactttacgtgcaatgcTAGCATAAGGGGTATAGATCTATGAGTTTGAGATGTTGGAATGGACTGGAATCGGCGGAATAGAGTTGTcataaggtggactcggcgagtcagttcatggaatcgacgagtcgggTTGCAAACCCAAACCCTTCTGTTTATGATTCGGATCAGTGTGTGGGGTTTGAGAAGGGCTCGACCAGTCTGTGTCCGTAATGGACATGAagatcatggtactcgacgagtttgaggaggatctcggtgagtccaaggcgatctccttagcttatgaagatggactcgacgagttgtagaacaactcagcaagtcggttgaagatggtcccgaatgtttagttgaaggagaacccgtcgagtggttgctagactcgacgagtagagtcgaggTTGTTTTGAGATTTCAGgagcatggactcgatgagttggaagaacaactcggcacgtcgagtcaactggaagttgactcttaccattgactttgaccttgagaaggacctcgaccagagttgacctaattGACTTCTGGAGGACAGTTAggctaattgttattatttggtattggtagctcggggagctagaggggcagcggttcagagagttgtcggttagcagccagagggttatcagcagcttcagcagtttgaggtgagttttccctttgtatgaatgggtctacgaccataatgccggcccatgtagttatgagtaggaagacccgagggttgGCGCTAGGCACTGTTTGCTAGTATGATGTTCATGACCAAGGTCCACTGTcgggtgggtgcccaaggaatggtttgcatgatagagtatacttgtcgtctgtgtgatacttgtatgtgcctggtagtgaggtgagtgtgggcgaggtcttgtatctcaccattagcagagtatggatggggCTCCATATTTCATTAGTAGCTGAGCAGGGGTAAGGCCTgtgttaggaaaggagtgagcgtgggctaggcccgtatatcactatcagcaggagtgtggacggggttgcatgactcatcagtagtaggacaggggcggggcccaagacaggcgaggccttagtatAGGAATGCAGTAGACTGTTAAATAAAGCTTCTACCCTATACCACGACCAAACAAAGAACATGTATAAGGTAGAATCCATCATTATAGGGCTATGAAATCCTACAcgtatacaactttgaaagcatacacttagctaATAATCAGCTCAACATCAATTTCCAACAATAATATAGCATGGCTAATACATTGGGAACACTTACATGAGCTCGGCCGATTACGCGCATTGCACTCTCCCTTTTTTACTTACGAAAACCGTTTTCAATaaaactttaactttttggttTTTTTGAAAAAGGTTTACCATTTCCCTGGTTTGAGTtcggacacacccgagagtgtgccgaatccctcaaaccaaggctctgataccaacttgtaacaaaccaaaaattcagataaattttttcatttaataattacAAATCTCATTCATATTAGTTTTCCACAATTCCATTACATAACCAGGTTATtcaaaaaatcagagtatccaaaaCCACTAATGTGGAAATACTGGAGAGTACACGTTGCGCCATCAAGccgggcccttgcccttagaaccagaagtagttgtaacacccaagaaaGCTTTAAGCacacgcttagtgagtttcccaaaatacaaaAATCACATAATCGTATATTGTCAtgcacatatacatataaaactgccatggactccctccatgatCTTCAACGgggatgccatgggctacccccatggtcttatacccaagtgtcatgggctccccctcaCGGTTTTACCAAGTGCCATGCGCTCCCCCATGGTATTCACGTAGATCAATACACACCAAATAACAAACCATTGCACAATCAATTATAGAGATTTCACATCAAGTAATGGACCGGCCTTCGACCCAttggcatagtgagaagactcacctcagtctaTTGAACACAAAAGCTACTCGACTACTAGCGCAAAATATCACACTCAACAAATATACAAAACACCCTAATTAGAATTGAGTCACAACTTAGACAAAG
The genomic region above belongs to Lactuca sativa cultivar Salinas chromosome 4, Lsat_Salinas_v11, whole genome shotgun sequence and contains:
- the LOC128133249 gene encoding auxin-responsive protein SAUR21-like, translated to MAIRMPRIIQAKKVLGRSFSNGSRSSSSSVDIIPKGHLAVYVGDQEKRRFVVPLSLLDQPSFQDLLRQSEEEFGYDHPMGGLTIPCREDVFIHVASGLVCSL